Proteins from a single region of Gemmatimonadales bacterium:
- a CDS encoding ABC transporter ATP-binding protein: MIRLEGLTKDYGSFRAVDDVTLHVPRGALYGFLGPNGAGKTTTLRMIAGILRPTAGRVLIGDDDVIRQPMAAKARLGFIPDRPFVYEKLTGAEFLRFVAGLYGQDGQLVERRIDELLEVFELTSWKNELVESYSHGMRQKLIISSALIHRPEVIVVDEPMVGLDPRAARLLKDLFKGFVSRGGTVLMSTHTLEIAEALCDRIAIIQGGKIVAAGTMAELRAQTASGNIGLEDLFLRLTGGAAAKELAAVLEDGGGGAGGADGGGR; the protein is encoded by the coding sequence GTGATCCGCCTCGAGGGCCTCACCAAGGACTACGGCTCGTTCCGCGCCGTGGACGACGTCACGCTCCACGTGCCGCGCGGCGCGCTGTACGGCTTCCTCGGCCCCAACGGCGCCGGCAAGACCACCACGCTCCGGATGATCGCCGGGATCCTGCGCCCGACCGCCGGGCGGGTGCTGATCGGCGACGACGACGTGATCCGCCAGCCGATGGCCGCCAAGGCGCGGCTGGGCTTCATCCCCGACCGGCCGTTCGTGTACGAGAAGCTCACCGGGGCGGAGTTCCTGCGGTTCGTCGCGGGCCTCTACGGCCAGGACGGCCAGCTGGTGGAGCGGCGCATCGACGAGCTGCTGGAGGTGTTCGAGCTGACGTCGTGGAAGAACGAGCTGGTGGAGTCGTACTCGCACGGGATGCGGCAGAAGCTGATCATCTCCTCGGCGCTGATCCACCGTCCCGAGGTGATCGTCGTGGACGAGCCGATGGTGGGGCTCGACCCGCGTGCGGCGCGGCTCCTGAAGGACCTGTTCAAGGGCTTCGTGAGCCGCGGCGGCACGGTGCTGATGAGCACGCACACGCTCGAGATCGCCGAGGCGCTGTGCGACCGCATCGCCATCATCCAGGGCGGCAAGATCGTCGCGGCGGGCACGATGGCCGAGCTGAGGGCGCAGACCGCGTCCGGCAACATCGGGCTCGAGGACCTGTTCCTCCGGCTGACGGGCGGGGCCGCGGCCAAGGAGCTGGCGGCGGTGCTCGAGGACGGTGGGGGCGGCGCGGGCGGCGCGGACGGGGGGGGGCGCTGA